From Ciconia boyciana chromosome 29, ASM3463844v1, whole genome shotgun sequence, one genomic window encodes:
- the LOC140644764 gene encoding ADP-ribosylhydrolase ARH1-like, with the protein MVLSGVGDALGYRGARWEYCTSGPQIHTELAELGGLEAITLKPPEWPVSDDTILHLATAEGLATGLEGEPLLQELARRYVAAMGDMEGRKPGPTSILGISQLRPGEPEGYRIPFNPTGTGCGAAMRSLAIGLRYPHTWELPTLIRVSIESGRMTHHHPTGYLGALAVALFGALGARGEPPERWGAELLRVLPLAWDYVEGTGVAVGDNAAAWPFFGDAWHRYLESRGLLEGGGPPQVPSLPSPAERDAVYLGWALEGWPGRSGHDAPMVALEALLAAGGCWGDLCARGVLHGGDSDSTGTIAAGCWGLRGGLAPVPPGLHCCLEYRGRLRDAAHRLHALAWGRS; encoded by the exons ATGGTGCTGAGCGGGGTGGGGGACGCGCTCGGGTACCGGGGGGCCCGCTGGGAGTACTGCACCTCGGGACCCCAGATCCACACTGAGCTGGCCgagctgggggggctggaggcCATCACCCTCAAGCCCCCCGAGTGGCCCGTCAGTGATGACACCATCCTCCACCTTGCGACCGCCGAGGGCCTGGCCACAG GCCTGGAGGGGGAACccctcctgcaggagctggctcGCCGCTACGTGGCCGCCATGGGTGACATGGAGGGCCGCAAGCCGGGGCCCACCAGCATCCTGG GCATCTCACAGCTGCGGCCTGGGGAGCCCGAGGGCTATCGCATCCCCTTCAACCCCACCGGCACCGGCTGTGGGGCCGCCATGCGTAGCCTGGCCATCGGCCTCAG GTACCCACACACCTGGGAGCTGCCGACGCTGATCCGGGTGAGCATCGAGAGTGGGCGCAtgacccaccaccaccccaccg ggtACCTCGGGGCGCTGGCGGTGGCCCTCTTTGGGGCACTGGGGGCCCGGGGAGAGCCCCCAGAGCGCTGGGGGGCCGAGCTGCTGCGGGTTCTGCCCCTCGCATGGGACTACGTGGAGGGTACCGGGGTGGCTGTGGGGGACAACGCTGCCGCCTGGCCCTTCTTCGGGGATGCCTGGCACCG GTACCTGGAATCCCGGGGCCTTCTGGAGGGTGGTGGCCCACCACAGGTGCCATCCCTTCCGTCACCAGCCGAGCGGGACGCAGTGTACCTGGGCTGGGCACTGGAGGGGTGGCCAGGGCGCAGCGGCCATGACGCGCCCATGGTGGCCCTGGAGGCCCTGCTGGCAGCCGGCGGATGCTGGGGGGACCTGTGTGCCAGGGGTGTGCTGCACGGCGGGGACAGCGACTCAACAGGGACCATCGccgctgggtgctgggggctgcgaGGGGGGCTGGCGCCCGTCCCCCCTGGGCTGCACTGCTGCCTTGAGTACCGTGGGCGGCTGCGCGACGCTGCCCACCGCCTCCACGCGCTGGCCTGGGGGAGAAGCTGA